From the Chloroflexota bacterium genome, the window TACCCTATCTTGCCCGTTGGGCCACCGGCGTAGGGGTACGAACGCTGGCCAATCTAGCCTGCGCGCTGGCCGGTCAATAATAAACTGACGGCCAGCCTAATTCCATTAAAGAGCGATCCTCACTGCAGTCCTCATCGGATTGGCCTATAGCCTATAGAGAGAATGCCGCTATGTGCTACCTCTCTGATGAACCGCCGATCTTATCCAGGTATATTCTGGAGAATCATGCAGCACCATTTCTATCTCTAGGACTGCCAGGATTGCAGCTGGGTGATGACCTGGGCTAGATCCCGACACACTTTTCCTTTCGGCTCTATACAATCTAATAAGAGGGGCGATAATGCCTTGCCTCCAGCTGTCCAGTGACGACCAGCCACTCGCCAATCGGTCAACAATCCAAGGATACCTCTTTTAGACTCATCGTTCATCATCAAGGCATAAAAGAGACCAATCTCGCAGGCAACTTCGTCGTCCACCGTGAAGCCATCCAGTATGGCCACCATCGCTTCCGCCCCTCTCAATTGCTGGCGGCGTCTTTCGATAGCCATCTTCGCCTCACTCCTAGCTTCAGTAGTAGACATCATTTCATCCCAGGGAAGGAGGCAGTCGAA encodes:
- a CDS encoding nucleoside 2-deoxyribosyltransferase; the encoded protein is MKVYCTGPMSTPYERRYLVEIAAELQQHGFDCLLPWDEMMSTTEARSEAKMAIERRRQQLRGAEAMVAILDGFTVDDEVACEIGLFYALMMNDESKRGILGLLTDWRVAGRHWTAGGKALSPLLLDCIEPKGKVCRDLAQVITQLQSWQS